The following proteins are encoded in a genomic region of Gossypium hirsutum isolate 1008001.06 chromosome D05, Gossypium_hirsutum_v2.1, whole genome shotgun sequence:
- the LOC107903209 gene encoding uncharacterized protein, producing MGYVLVVSLPMVILFIMLSFGCFVMGRNKGRQEGRALAAQELGINPQSQGMVSVVDGVMVPPGTPPAPPPPLQHPAFPSVPSPHQPAFPSPTPHHPNTLYLKQQNGMIAA from the coding sequence ATGGGATATGTGCTGGTGGTTTCACTTCCCATGGTGATTCTCTTCATCATGTTGAGCTTTGGTTGCTTTGTAATGGGAAGGAACAAAGGGCGACAAGAAGGGCGTGCATTGGCTGCTCAAGAACTTGGGATTAATCCTCAGTCACAGGGAATGGTTTCGGTTGTAGATGGTGTAATGGTGCCCCCAGGGACTCCTCCAGCACCACCTCCGCCTCTTCAACACCCAGCATTCCCTTCTGTTCCTTCCCCTCATCAACCTGCATTCCCTTCTCCTACACCTCATCATCCCAATACCCTCTACTTGAAGCAACAAAATGGCATGATCGCTGCTTAA
- the LOC107906012 gene encoding LOB domain-containing protein 4 isoform X1, with the protein MKESGRKQGAAPPCAACKLLRRRCAQDCVFAPYFPADEPQKFANVHKVFGASNVNKMLQELPVHQRGDAVSSMVYEANARVRDPVYGCVGAISSLQQQIDALQTQLAMAQAEVVHLRVRQTASFSHHGFGPGSPSNSGSPSSKLMGSQAKPIFDMDMVVDHASFGESMWSC; encoded by the exons ATGAAGGAGAGCGGGCGGAAGCAAGGTGCAGCTCCACCATGCGCAGCATGCAAGCTTCTAAGGAGGAGGTGTGCCCAAGACTGCGTATTTGCTCCTTATTTCCCTGCAGACGAACCCCAGAAGTTCGCTAATGTGCACAAGGTCTTTGGTGCTAGCAATGTCAACAAGATGCTCCAG GAGTTACCGGTTCACCAACGAGGCGACGCCGTTAGCAGCATGGTGTACGAGGCCAATGCCAGGGTACGTGATCCAGTTTACGGGTGCGTCGGAGCCATATCATCACTTCAGCAGCAGATAGACGCCCTTCAAACCCAATTGGCCATGGCACAGGCAGAGGTGGTGCACCTCCGGGTGAGGCAGACCGCATCGTTTTCACATCATGGGTTCGGCCCTGGAAGCCCGAGTAATAGCGGGTCACCCTCATCCAAGCTGATGGGTTCACAAGCTAAACCCATTTTTGACATGGATATGGTAGTTGACCACGCTAGCTTCGGAGAGTCCATGTGGTCATGCTag
- the LOC107906014 gene encoding photosystem I reaction center subunit III, chloroplastic, producing the protein MSLTIPTNLSKSILKPKLETQVIPKASSRSLIVCSSSNPSSDKSASPLQAFSAALALSSILLSAPLPAVADIAGLTPCKESKQFAKREKQQIKKLESSLKLYGPDSAPALAIKATIEKTKRRFDNYGKYGLLCGSDGLPHLIVSGDQRHWGEFITPGLLFLYIAGWIGWVGRSYLIAISDDKKPAMKEIIIDVPLATGLIFRGFIWPVAAYRELINGDLVVKDV; encoded by the coding sequence ATGTCTCTTACAATCCCAACTAATCTCTCAAAATCAATTTTGAAGCCAAAGCTGGAGACCCAAGTGATCCCCAAGGCTTCATCCAGATCATTGATTGTATGCTCCTCCAGCAATCCTTCCTCCGACAAATCGGCTTCACCACTCCAGGCCTTCTCAGCGGCTCTGGCTCTTTCTTCCATCCTTCTTTCAGCTCCACTCCCTGCTGTTGCCGACATTGCGGGGCTCACTCCTTGCAAAGAGTCCAAGCAATTCGCCAAGCGCGAGAAGCAGCAGATCAAGAAGCTGGAATCCTCGTTGAAGCTTTACGGCCCCGATAGCGCACCGGCTCTCGCCATCAAAGCCACCATCGAGAAAACCAAGAGACGGTTCGACAACTACGGCAAGTACGGCTTGCTCTGCGGCTCCGATGGGTTGCCTCATTTGATAGTGAGCGGCGATCAGAGGCACTGGGGTGAGTTCATCACGCCCGGCCTGTTGTTCTTGTACATCGCTGGATGGATCGGGTGGGTCGGAAGGAGCTACCTCATTGCTATAAGCGATGACAAGAAGCCAGCCATGAAGGAGATCATCATCGATGTGCCTTTGGCTACCGGTCTCATCTTCAGAGGCTTTATTTGGCCTGTCGCTGCCTACAGAGAGCTTATCAATGGTGACCTTGTTGTCAAGGACGTTTAA
- the LOC107906012 gene encoding LOB domain-containing protein 4 isoform X2, which translates to MKESGRKQGAAPPCAACKLLRRRCAQDCVFAPYFPADEPQKFANVHKVFGASNVNKMLQELPVHQRGDAVSSMVYEANARVRDPVYGCVGAISSLQQQIDALQTQLAMAQAEVVHLRQYE; encoded by the exons ATGAAGGAGAGCGGGCGGAAGCAAGGTGCAGCTCCACCATGCGCAGCATGCAAGCTTCTAAGGAGGAGGTGTGCCCAAGACTGCGTATTTGCTCCTTATTTCCCTGCAGACGAACCCCAGAAGTTCGCTAATGTGCACAAGGTCTTTGGTGCTAGCAATGTCAACAAGATGCTCCAG GAGTTACCGGTTCACCAACGAGGCGACGCCGTTAGCAGCATGGTGTACGAGGCCAATGCCAGGGTACGTGATCCAGTTTACGGGTGCGTCGGAGCCATATCATCACTTCAGCAGCAGATAGACGCCCTTCAAACCCAATTGGCCATGGCACAGGCAGAGGTGGTGCACCTCCGG CAATATGAGTAG